The Papilio machaon chromosome 3, ilPapMach1.1, whole genome shotgun sequence genome window below encodes:
- the LOC106710311 gene encoding uncharacterized protein LOC106710311 — MVAKALGVAPLTLLLLQATSVLSRIAFEKLTDVDFVGTSYYTVRNLSLYECQGWCREENDCQAAAFSFVLNPLTPVQETLCLLQNDTQANNPMATPQRAVNTYYMVKLQVRTESVCLRPWAFERVPGKALRGLDNTIIYTSTKEACLAACLNEKRFPCRSAEYEYGSMRCALSDSDRRTAQHFVQLVDTPGTDYFENLCLKGSQACKGSRVFTVPRVGVAEDKVAQYAGLHYYTDKELQVTSEAACRLACEIESEFLCRSFLYLGAPHSSAYNCRLYHLDHHTLPDGPSAYLNAERPLIDDGEPTGKYFENYCEKPPASPSGELPITIDHQQDETSVQSNLTRNDANCDKTGTCYDVSVHCKDTRIAVQVRTNKPFNGRIYALGRSETCNIDVVNSDLFRLDLTMAGQDCNTQSVTGVYSNTVVLQHHSVVMTKADKIYKVKCTYDMSSKNITFGMVPIRDPEMISITAAPEAPPPRIRILDGREREVETVRIGDRLTFRIEIPDDTPYGIFARSCVAMAKDSKSTFTIIDDEGCPVDPSIFPGFTPDGNALQSVYEAFRFTESYGVIFQCNVKYCLGPCEPALCEWGRESLESWGRKKRSLPANETEESRNKEENMNISQEILVLDFGDERQSTDFLRSDKPGGTASEANYGEKTVTIVEPCPSKASVLLLGVACALLVLLYIATIFCYYMRKWLTPPKHMS; from the exons ATGGTTGCCAAGGCGCTAGGCGTAGCGCCTTTAACGCTTCTACTTCTGCAGGCGACATCCGTACTCA GTCGAATCGCGTTTGAAAAACTGACAGATGTTGACTTTGTGGGCACCTCATATTACACAGTACGCAATCTTTCATTGTACGAGTGTCAGGGCTGGTGTAGAGAGGAGAACGATTGTCAAGCGGCCGCTTTCAG TTTCGTACTCAACCCATTAACGCCAGTGCAGGAAACACTTTGTTTGCTTCAAAATGACACACAAGCGAACAATCCCATGGCCACACCACAG CGTGCTGTGAATACCTACTACATGGTGAAGCTACAAGTAAGGACGGAGAGCGTCTGCCTGCGCCCGTGGGCGTTTGAGCGAGTGCCCGGCAAGGCGCTGCGAGGTCTGGACAATACTATTATCTACACCTCCACGAAGGAGGCCTGCCTTGCCGCCTGTCTCAACGAG AAACGATTCCCATGCCGGTCCGCGGAGTATGAATACGGCAGCATGCGGTGCGCACTCAGCGACTCTGACAGACGGACCGCCCAACACTTCGTGCAGCTTGTCGATACTCCTGGCACAGACTACTTCGAG AACTTGTGCCTGAAGGGGTCGCAGGCGTGCAAAGGGTCGAGGGTGTTCACCGTCCCTCGCGTGGGAGTCGCCGAGGATAAAGTGGCACAGTACGCCGGTCTGCACTATTACACCGACAAGGAATTACAG GTGACGTCAGAGGCAGCGTGCCGGTTAGCTTGCGAGATCGAATCAGAGTTCCTCTGTCGCTCCTTCTTATACTTGGGAGCACCTCATTCGTCAGCCTACAACTGCAGACTGTACCATCTTGACCATCACACGTTACCCGATGGACCATCCGCCTACCTGAACGCCGAGAGACCGCTAATTGACGACGGTGAACCGACGGGGAAATACTTCGAGAATTACTGCGAAA agCCGCCTGCGAGTCCGTCCGGTGAGTTACCAATTACCATCGATCATCAACAAGATGAAACCAGCGTACAGAGCAACCTTACCAGGAACGATGCGAACTGTGACAAAACTGGCACATGCTATGATG TATCCGTTCACTGCAAGGACACAAGGATCGCAGTACAAGTTCGCACAAACAAGCCTTTCAACGGTCGCATCTACGCTCTCGGTCGTTCTGAGACTTGTAACATTGATGTCGTCAACAGTGACCTCTTCCGTCTCGACCTAACCATGGCCGGACAGGATTGTAATACTCAGAGTGTG ACCGGTGTGTATTCTAACACAGTAGTTCTGCAACATCACAGCGTTGTCATGACTAAAGCGGACAAGATCTACAAAGTGAAATGTACCTATGACATGAGCTCGAAGAATATAACATTCGGAATGGTGCCAATCAG AGACCCAGAGATGATTTCGATCACGGCTGCCCCCGAGGCACCTCCTCCGCGCATTCGCATCCTGGACGGGCGCGAGCGCGAGGTGGAAACCGTGCGGATCGGCGACCGTCTCACCTTCCGCATCGAAATACCCGACGACA cTCCATACGGCATCTTCGCACGAAGCTGCGTCGCCATGGCCAAAGACTCAAAGAGTACGTTCACAATCATCGACGACGAAGG GTGTCCAGTGGATCCTTCAATCTTCCCAGGTTTTACACCAGACGGTAACGCACTTCAATCCGTGTACGAAGCTTTTAGATTTACCGAATCCTACGGCGTTATCTTCCAATGCAACGTCAAATACTGCCTCGGGCCTTGTGAACCG GCATTGTGCGAATGGGGTAGAGAATCTTTGGAGTCATGGGGAAGAAAGAAGCGTTCGCTGCCCGCCAACGAGACCGAAGAGTCGagaaataaggaagaaaatatgAACATCTCGCAAGAAATCCTCGTCCTAGATTTTGGTGATGAAAGACAGAGTACAGATTTCCTCCGTTCTGATAAGCCTGGTGGTACAGCGTCTGAAGCTAACTATGGCG aGAAAACAGTAACAATAGTGGAACCGTGCCCGAGCAAAGCATCAGTGCTGCTTTTGGGCGTCGCCTGCGCACTTCTCGTCCTACTCTACATCGCCACCATCTTTTGTTACTACATGCGCAAATGGCTGACTCCGCCAAAACACATGTCGTAA
- the LOC106710373 gene encoding putative lipoyltransferase 2, mitochondrial: MVKIWKLGLVSYDTALKIQQALAKRHFNAMRNGYNINNDTLLLVEHKPVYTVGIRDETPEKEILRLRSLGAEFRKTNRGGLITFHGPGQLVVYPIINLKNYKTSVKWYVKSLEETVIQLCEELGLEASRSPYTGVWIGDNKVAAIGIHASRYVTTHGISLNCDNDLSWFNHIDPCGIEDKGVTSLSQETGMTFTPDQVTPMLLNNFEKVFNCSLEDIDPDVQEEILNGVYNKLMLESVEN; the protein is encoded by the exons ATGGTTAAAATCTGGAAATTAGGCCTTGTCAGTTATGATACCGCGTTGAAAATTCAACAAGCTCTAGCGAAGAGACATTTCAATGCTATGAGGAATggttataacattaataacgaTACTCTTCTACTAGTCGAACACAAACCTGTCTACACTGTTG GTATAAGAGATGAAACACccgaaaaagaaattttaagacTACGAAGCTTAGGTGCTGAATTTAGGAAAACTAATAGAGGTGGCCTTATTACATTTCATGGTCCAGGTCAATTAGTTGTTTACCCAATAatcaacttaaaaaattacaaaactagtGTCAAATGGTATGTGAAGAGTTTAGAAGAGACTGTTATCCAACTATGTGAAGAGTTAG GTTTGGAAGCAAGTAGGTCACCATATACGGGTGTCTGGATTGGTGACAATAAAGTTGCAGCTATTGGAATACATGCCTCAAGATATGTTACCACACATGGTATATCATTGAATTGTGATAATGATCTGTCATGGTTTAACCACATTGACCCGTGTGGCATAGAGGATAAAGGTGTAACTTCTCTCAGTCAAGAAACAGGGATGACATTCACCCCCGATCAAGTAACTcctatgttattaaataattttgaaaaagtttttaattgttcCTTAGAAGATATTGATCCTGATGTACAAGAAGAAATCTTAAATGgtgtttataacaaattaatgctTGAATCTGTGGaaaattaa